The bacterium genomic sequence ATCTTGCGGTCGGCCCCGCTGAGCCGGCAGCCGTCGATGATGCTGGCGTGGTTCAGCTCGTCGCTAAGGACGACGTCGCCCTTGCCGAGGATCGCGGACACGGTGCCGGCGTTGGCGGTGAACCCCGACTGGTACAGGAGCGCCGCCTCGGTCCGCTTGAACGCGGCCAGCCGGCGCTCCAACTCACCGTGGATCGCCATGTTGCCGGCGATCGTCCGCACCGCGCCGGAGCCGACTCCGTCGGCGTCGATCGCGGCATGGGCGGCCGCCTTCAACGCCGGGTGATTCGCCAGGCCAAGGTAGTTGTTGGAACAGAGGTTGACGACGCGGCGGCCGTCGTACTCGCTCACCGGCGCCTGCTCGCCCCGGAGCTCCCGCGGCCAGCGGTACAGCCCACGGGCCCGCAGATCGTGCAACTCGTCATCGAGGAACGCGAGCGGATCGCTCATTCGCATCACCCCTCCGGCGCGCGCCGGCCGGTGGCCGCGGCCCCTAGGCCGTTTCGTCCACGGTGAGAATGACCTTCCCGCACTCGCCCGATCGCATCAGGTCGAACGCCTCGCGATGACGCGCCAGGGGAAACCGGTGGGTGATCACCGGACGGATGTCGAGCCCGGACGCCAGCAGCGCGCTCGCCTGCTGCCAGGTTTGCCACAGCCGCCGCCCAAAGATCCCCTGCAGGCGCAGTCCTTTGAAGACGATCTCGTTCGCCACGTCCACCTCGAACGGGCGGTGCGGGAGGCCGAGCAACGCCGCAAACCCGCCGTTTCGCAGCGAGGCGAACCCCGCATGCACCCCTTCGGGACTCCCGGAGAACTCGAGCAGGACGTCGGCGCCTTCGCCCCGCGTGATCTCGCGCACCGCGGCCGCGACGTCCGTCGTGCGCCCGTCCACGACCCGATCGGGACCGAGCGTCTGCGCGAGGGCCAACCGGTACGGGCTCACGTCTGCGGCCACGACCGGCGAGGCGCCGGCGCGATGTGCGATCAGGATCGCGCACAGCCCGATCGGACCGCACCCCATGACCACCACCGATCGGCTGGTCAGATCCGTCGCCAGCGCGGTGTGGACCGCGTTGCCGAAGGGATCCATGATCGCGGACACGTCGCGCGGAACGCCCGGGTCCTGCTTCCACGCGTTGCGGGCGGGCAGTACGACGTAGTCCGCGAAGGCGCCGTCGCGATCCACCCCGATGATCTGGATCGATTCGCAGATGTGCGCCTCGCCGCCCCGACAGAGGTGACACCGGCCGCAGTTGAGGTGGCACTCGCCGGAGACAAAATCGCCCACGGCGACGTCATGCACCTCGGCCCCCACCTCCACGACCGTGCCGCAGAACTCGTGCCCGATCACGCGCGGC encodes the following:
- the tdh gene encoding L-threonine 3-dehydrogenase, with the protein product MTTGAMRALVKTERGPGFEIRSVPIPRAGPGDVLIKVYAGGICGTDLHIDEWDAWAASRVHPPRVIGHEFCGTVVEVGAEVHDVAVGDFVSGECHLNCGRCHLCRGGEAHICESIQIIGVDRDGAFADYVVLPARNAWKQDPGVPRDVSAIMDPFGNAVHTALATDLTSRSVVVMGCGPIGLCAILIAHRAGASPVVAADVSPYRLALAQTLGPDRVVDGRTTDVAAAVREITRGEGADVLLEFSGSPEGVHAGFASLRNGGFAALLGLPHRPFEVDVANEIVFKGLRLQGIFGRRLWQTWQQASALLASGLDIRPVITHRFPLARHREAFDLMRSGECGKVILTVDETA